A region of Desulfomonilia bacterium DNA encodes the following proteins:
- a CDS encoding metallophosphoesterase, with product MKLFILIYFAFYGSMHAYAFFKARAAFEFGRTAGLLSAVFMTLMMLAPIITRTLEHAGHNTAAIAFAYTGYIWMGALSIFVMIAIIIGVYRLIVFGAGNFFIRNTDAFIPSAFMAFIIPLFLAVILTGYGIYEGLHIKTEHLRIYTEKIPPSAGRIRIVQISDVHLGLMSGKLRLENIIRSIRNSNPDILVSTGDLIDGQLDNIADNIKLLDRINPRLGKFAVTGNHEVYAGLGLSIRLTESAGFRMLRNDDAGAGNYIVIAGFDDRGHSLSKSSDTKMEKDLLSRLPKEKFIIVLKHKPEIDQSLYGLFDLQLSGHLHGGQIFSFVPLLRIAYPYVSGLYELPEKSRIYISRGSGLWGPPMRVFAPPEITVIDLFPVR from the coding sequence ATGAAACTTTTTATCCTGATATATTTTGCTTTTTACGGATCAATGCATGCCTATGCATTTTTCAAAGCCAGGGCGGCATTCGAATTCGGCAGAACCGCAGGCTTGCTTTCCGCAGTCTTCATGACATTAATGATGCTAGCCCCGATTATCACAAGAACTCTCGAACATGCCGGGCATAATACTGCAGCAATAGCCTTTGCATATACGGGTTATATATGGATGGGGGCGCTGTCAATATTCGTAATGATCGCCATAATAATAGGTGTTTACAGGCTGATTGTATTTGGAGCCGGAAATTTTTTCATAAGAAACACCGATGCGTTTATTCCTTCGGCTTTCATGGCCTTCATCATTCCGTTATTCCTGGCCGTCATCCTGACCGGATACGGTATTTATGAAGGCCTGCATATAAAGACCGAACATTTAAGAATATATACCGAAAAGATTCCACCATCGGCAGGCAGGATAAGGATTGTCCAGATATCGGATGTCCATCTTGGCCTTATGTCGGGAAAATTGAGGCTGGAAAATATAATCAGATCCATCAGAAATTCCAACCCGGATATCCTTGTCTCGACAGGTGATTTGATCGATGGCCAGCTCGACAACATCGCAGACAATATAAAATTGCTTGACCGGATAAACCCGAGACTCGGTAAATTTGCAGTTACAGGCAATCACGAGGTTTATGCCGGACTCGGACTTTCAATAAGGCTTACCGAATCCGCCGGCTTCAGAATGCTTAGAAATGATGACGCCGGTGCCGGGAATTACATCGTTATAGCAGGCTTCGACGACAGGGGACATTCGCTCTCGAAAAGCTCGGATACAAAAATGGAAAAAGACCTCCTTTCAAGACTTCCCAAGGAAAAATTCATCATAGTCCTCAAGCATAAACCTGAAATAGATCAATCATTATACGGACTTTTTGACCTTCAACTTTCAGGTCATCTTCACGGCGGGCAGATATTTTCCTTTGTTCCTCTGCTCAGGATTGCCTATCCCTATGTTTCCGGACTTTATGAATTACCGGAAAAAAGCAGAATCTATATCAGCCGAGGCTCAGGCTTATGGGGACCGCCGATGCGTGTCTTTGCTCCGCCGGAAATAACGGTAATCGACCTGTTTCCTGTAAGATAA